In one window of Acaryochloris thomasi RCC1774 DNA:
- a CDS encoding HepT-like ribonuclease domain-containing protein, with translation MPLDDRDAASIWDMVQAIQRIQAFTTGVSSEAYLDSELIQSAVERQLEILGEAARRLSSESQQAHPGVDWAGIIGLRNVIAHRYDQIRAERIWSVLAADLPEILEKLEILLPPSEEPDNASE, from the coding sequence ATGCCTCTCGATGACCGTGATGCCGCCTCTATTTGGGATATGGTGCAAGCAATACAGCGCATTCAAGCATTTACAACTGGAGTCTCCTCTGAAGCGTATCTCGATAGTGAACTGATTCAGAGTGCTGTAGAGCGACAGCTAGAAATATTAGGTGAGGCCGCTCGCCGTCTATCATCTGAATCTCAGCAAGCTCATCCTGGGGTGGATTGGGCTGGAATAATTGGGTTACGCAATGTAATTGCTCATCGCTATGACCAAATTCGGGCTGAGCGGATTTGGTCGGTGTTGGCTGCGGATCTGCCCGAGATCTTGGAAAAATTAGAGATTTTGTTGCCACCGAGTGAAGAGCCAGATAATGCATCAGAATGA
- a CDS encoding nucleotidyltransferase family protein: MAIQASSADLNQLIWERLQISESVLAGFCDRWMISELSLFGSVLRNDFRADSDVDILVCFASGDSWSLLDWVRMKDELERLFGRQVDVAEKEQLTNPYRRAEIMRTHKVIYASR; encoded by the coding sequence ATGGCAATTCAGGCAAGTTCTGCGGATCTAAATCAGTTGATTTGGGAGCGCTTGCAGATTTCTGAGTCGGTGCTGGCAGGATTTTGCGATCGCTGGATGATTTCAGAACTATCTCTGTTCGGTTCAGTGCTGCGGAACGATTTCCGGGCCGATAGTGACGTGGATATTTTAGTGTGCTTCGCCTCTGGAGACTCCTGGAGCCTTTTAGATTGGGTCCGTATGAAGGATGAGCTAGAGAGACTCTTTGGGCGTCAGGTAGATGTAGCCGAGAAGGAACAGCTTACAAATCCCTACCGTCGAGCTGAAATCATGCGGACTCATAAGGTGATTTATGCCTCTCGATGA
- a CDS encoding acyltransferase → MSQQPTFSIPLAPPDYPFTGRNPYSIQFVIFYDHILSAKSLSESLQKTLTHFYPVSGQLVFKHNRAYIQPCSEPTKLEVVEHSSDERIAIATLPSELAAYSLEVKAEADKPLARFCLHQYHNGSALVVNMAHCLVDGYSFFYFLSSWAKACRGETYRIPNHERDRLLSVSNNKDAGLDDRDFDTAFSQNTGLFIKGERQFPDIDAIAWESFPISHSSLTALKESCLPGKFSDNAVLCAYLWKQYSQRWHPEADPATVLTLNCAVDFRRIYRKVIPLNYFGNAIRGATCQLTLAEMYSLSLAEIAQRLNAMILGQRTTDIEQALASLEAYRETYGMEKMSHLHVSDPTAGLLVTNLSRIPLGELDFGKGQPISLVPLVPAARVALLLPNDGGVTVTVAHQ, encoded by the coding sequence ATGAGTCAACAACCGACATTTTCCATCCCATTGGCTCCCCCTGACTATCCGTTCACGGGTCGCAATCCCTATTCCATTCAGTTCGTCATTTTTTATGACCATATCTTGTCTGCGAAGTCATTGAGCGAGTCACTGCAGAAGACTCTCACTCATTTCTATCCTGTAAGCGGTCAATTGGTCTTTAAGCACAATAGAGCCTATATTCAACCCTGTTCAGAGCCTACCAAGCTAGAAGTTGTGGAGCATTCTAGCGATGAGAGAATTGCGATCGCAACTTTGCCCTCTGAATTGGCGGCATACTCTTTAGAAGTTAAGGCCGAAGCCGATAAACCTCTGGCTCGATTTTGCCTGCACCAGTATCACAACGGATCCGCACTGGTAGTCAATATGGCTCACTGCCTGGTAGACGGCTATAGCTTCTTTTACTTTTTATCATCCTGGGCAAAAGCATGTCGAGGAGAAACCTATCGAATTCCTAATCATGAGCGCGATAGGCTGCTTTCAGTATCCAACAACAAGGACGCAGGGCTTGATGATCGTGATTTCGATACCGCGTTTAGTCAGAACACAGGGTTATTCATCAAAGGAGAACGCCAGTTTCCTGACATAGATGCAATTGCGTGGGAATCTTTTCCTATTTCTCACTCGTCACTCACTGCTTTGAAAGAGAGCTGTCTGCCTGGAAAATTCTCCGATAACGCAGTTCTGTGTGCCTATCTATGGAAACAATATAGTCAGCGGTGGCACCCTGAGGCTGATCCTGCGACAGTACTGACGCTCAACTGTGCCGTTGATTTCCGCAGAATCTATCGCAAGGTTATTCCGCTGAACTATTTCGGCAATGCTATTAGAGGTGCGACCTGTCAGTTGACGCTGGCAGAGATGTATAGTCTATCCCTAGCAGAAATTGCTCAGCGATTGAACGCAATGATTTTAGGACAAAGGACAACTGATATTGAGCAAGCACTAGCCTCCCTGGAAGCCTATCGCGAAACCTATGGAATGGAGAAAATGTCGCATCTACACGTCTCTGATCCAACCGCAGGACTGCTGGTGACCAATCTGTCGCGGATTCCGTTAGGAGAGCTAGATTTTGGAAAGGGCCAACCAATTTCACTGGTCCCTCTGGTTCCTGCAGCACGGGTCGCGTTGCTACTCCCGAATGATGGTGGTGTGACTGTAACAGTTGCCCATCAGTAG
- a CDS encoding acetamidase/formamidase family protein, with translation MAADSIRDAGHFHILKATPQSCFWGFFDRDLPSVLTIDSGDIVYVEALTHRAGDAPDVMMDEGIAAVYSQITDRGPGGHLMTGPIKVNGAQSGDTLMVRVLKTEPRLPYGSNLAARWGYLYDAFKKERITIYKLDLNAGLAYPEFGFDLQGDALCNKPGLIYPPDSARQPFQAKVAVPMRPHFGVMGVAPAARGRVSSVPPGAFGGNIDNWRLGAGATMYYPICNEGANFFVGDPHMAQGDAELSGTAIEASMNAYLQIFVIHDFPISNPILETDAYWITHGFDEDLNHAMRQSAEEMLDFLVNKRGISADEAYSLMSVAVDFGITQVVDTKRGCHAALPKDLFTMDL, from the coding sequence ATGGCGGCTGATTCTATTCGAGACGCAGGACATTTCCATATTCTGAAGGCAACCCCTCAAAGTTGCTTCTGGGGGTTCTTCGACCGCGACTTGCCCTCTGTTCTAACCATCGATTCAGGAGATATTGTCTATGTAGAAGCCCTGACCCATCGGGCTGGAGATGCGCCCGATGTGATGATGGATGAGGGAATCGCAGCAGTTTACAGTCAAATTACCGATCGGGGGCCGGGTGGTCACCTGATGACAGGTCCGATCAAAGTCAACGGAGCGCAGTCAGGCGATACCTTAATGGTCCGGGTTTTGAAGACAGAGCCTCGCCTTCCCTATGGCAGTAATCTTGCGGCTCGTTGGGGCTATCTCTACGATGCCTTTAAAAAAGAGCGAATTACCATTTATAAGCTTGATCTCAATGCAGGATTAGCGTATCCAGAATTTGGTTTTGATCTGCAGGGCGATGCGCTGTGCAACAAGCCCGGGCTGATTTACCCCCCTGATTCCGCTCGTCAACCGTTCCAGGCCAAGGTTGCTGTCCCCATGCGCCCTCACTTTGGCGTCATGGGTGTTGCACCGGCTGCAAGGGGTCGAGTGAGTAGTGTTCCACCCGGGGCTTTCGGAGGAAATATTGATAACTGGCGTTTAGGTGCAGGTGCCACTATGTACTATCCCATTTGCAATGAAGGAGCCAACTTTTTCGTTGGCGATCCTCACATGGCCCAAGGCGATGCAGAGCTTTCTGGAACCGCTATTGAGGCTTCTATGAATGCTTATTTGCAGATTTTTGTGATTCATGACTTCCCCATTTCCAATCCAATTCTAGAAACAGATGCTTATTGGATTACCCACGGTTTCGATGAGGATTTGAATCACGCCATGCGGCAGTCAGCAGAAGAAATGCTGGATTTTTTGGTCAATAAGCGCGGGATTAGTGCTGATGAAGCTTATTCACTCATGTCAGTGGCGGTAGATTTTGGGATTACGCAGGTTGTCGATACCAAGCGAGGCTGTCATGCAGCGTTGCCAAAAGACCTATTTACAATGGACCTGTAA
- a CDS encoding cell division protein SepF, giving the protein MEETGLPLLGQLIYTSFEQEGFKLLASEQVPTQIQQFFHCHIVDRHWDSLEPPPPEHRAVYLYQTTLADCLFGWFYNDAMDEFGRNVPYFICYYYSGQQHSVPLDKIFSCLHKGPVAWLDRKYVPASLDPIIVPSPLSYQPVRKGVEIPVNVRLQCDLSLQQKHLLNISTSAFAHQGSTPLQVNTNSTRSHTPILRETKPTTYNSHIVIVEVQGWIEAIQAIQALKQCKTVILKLHRLEPMFVQRITDFVRGGIFSIDGRAEWLNDQTLLLLPKAVANNLSTHNNSGYMHRSAS; this is encoded by the coding sequence ATGGAAGAGACCGGCTTGCCCTTATTGGGACAACTGATTTACACCAGCTTTGAGCAAGAGGGATTTAAACTTCTTGCGAGTGAACAAGTTCCCACACAAATTCAACAATTTTTTCACTGTCATATCGTTGACCGGCATTGGGACTCATTAGAGCCTCCTCCTCCCGAACATCGGGCCGTTTACTTATATCAGACAACATTGGCTGATTGTTTGTTTGGCTGGTTCTATAACGATGCGATGGACGAATTCGGGCGTAACGTTCCGTATTTCATCTGCTATTACTACTCAGGGCAGCAGCACTCTGTCCCGTTGGACAAAATCTTTTCATGTTTGCACAAAGGACCAGTGGCTTGGTTGGATAGAAAGTATGTTCCAGCTTCTTTGGACCCGATCATCGTTCCCAGTCCACTGAGTTATCAACCGGTTCGAAAGGGAGTTGAAATTCCTGTTAACGTACGTCTACAGTGTGACCTTTCACTGCAGCAAAAGCATTTGCTCAACATCAGTACTTCGGCCTTCGCTCATCAGGGTTCTACGCCGCTTCAGGTGAATACAAACTCTACTCGTTCTCACACTCCTATTCTGAGGGAGACTAAACCTACCACTTACAATTCGCATATCGTGATTGTTGAAGTCCAAGGCTGGATTGAGGCGATTCAAGCAATACAAGCGTTGAAGCAATGCAAAACTGTAATACTCAAGCTGCATCGGCTGGAGCCTATGTTTGTGCAACGGATAACAGATTTTGTTCGGGGTGGAATCTTTAGCATTGATGGTCGCGCTGAGTGGCTCAATGACCAAACGTTATTATTGCTGCCAAAGGCAGTAGCAAACAATCTCAGTACACATAATAACTCAGGGTATATGCATCGCTCGGCAAGTTAA
- a CDS encoding acyl-CoA dehydrogenase family protein, translating into MLQDIAVNPDSSVDSKPVESSTSTYPADLLAPVDAMAVSEAPLSEAGRSETIATIQSVVERDLNPKVQAIDLEGEYPDQIMHKLGASGAFQQAVAPEFGGEGISLKGAIQSIEEVSKACLSTGFIAWCQVACTWYLQNTHNQALKAELLPKVASGEVLSGTGLSNPMKFFAGIEKIAIKATKVEGGYILNGQLPWVSNLGPGHYFGVVAQHATDDSSLMAIVSDEMEGVSLRRCGQFIALEGTGTFACVFRDAFVPENYLLADPCENYIEQIRPGFILTQVGMGLGLVAGCIQLMQRYQRRLGHVNCFLDDQPSDLEAELTAARQHAYGLGEELDQLDGPISKSLMRDVVQARLTAGEMSVKAANAAMLHAGARAYVHGSPEERRLREAYFVAIVTPAIKQLKKMLYALTKEG; encoded by the coding sequence GTGCTGCAAGATATCGCTGTTAATCCTGACTCATCGGTGGATTCCAAGCCGGTTGAGTCTAGCACTTCTACATATCCCGCAGATCTCTTAGCGCCAGTAGATGCAATGGCCGTTAGCGAAGCTCCTCTTTCGGAGGCAGGCCGGTCGGAGACCATCGCAACTATCCAAAGCGTAGTAGAGCGTGACCTAAACCCAAAGGTCCAGGCTATTGACCTAGAGGGCGAATATCCCGACCAGATTATGCATAAGCTCGGTGCTTCTGGTGCTTTTCAACAAGCGGTTGCACCTGAATTCGGTGGCGAAGGCATTAGCCTCAAGGGTGCAATTCAATCTATTGAAGAAGTCTCAAAGGCTTGCCTATCTACAGGATTCATCGCTTGGTGTCAGGTCGCCTGCACTTGGTACCTGCAAAACACGCACAACCAAGCCCTAAAAGCAGAGCTACTGCCCAAGGTCGCCAGCGGCGAAGTTCTATCTGGGACGGGCCTCTCCAATCCAATGAAGTTTTTCGCGGGCATCGAAAAGATCGCGATCAAGGCAACCAAAGTCGAGGGCGGATACATCCTCAACGGCCAGCTTCCCTGGGTCTCTAATTTAGGGCCAGGGCATTATTTCGGAGTCGTCGCTCAACACGCCACGGATGACAGTTCTCTAATGGCAATTGTCTCCGATGAGATGGAAGGCGTTTCGCTGCGGAGATGTGGGCAGTTCATCGCCTTGGAAGGGACAGGAACGTTTGCCTGCGTCTTTCGTGATGCCTTTGTGCCTGAAAACTATCTGTTAGCAGACCCTTGCGAAAATTACATTGAGCAGATCCGTCCAGGCTTTATTTTGACTCAGGTAGGGATGGGCCTGGGCCTAGTAGCGGGCTGCATCCAGCTCATGCAGCGATATCAACGGCGGCTAGGTCATGTCAACTGCTTTCTAGATGATCAGCCCAGCGATCTAGAGGCGGAATTAACGGCAGCGCGGCAGCACGCCTATGGGTTAGGCGAAGAGCTAGATCAGCTAGATGGTCCAATCTCAAAATCATTAATGCGGGACGTAGTGCAAGCCAGACTGACGGCGGGTGAGATGTCGGTGAAGGCAGCCAATGCAGCAATGCTCCATGCGGGTGCGCGAGCCTATGTACATGGCAGTCCTGAAGAGCGTCGGTTGCGAGAAGCTTACTTTGTTGCGATCGTGACGCCTGCAATTAAACAGTTGAAGAAAATGCTTTATGCCTTAACTAAAGAAGGTTGA
- a CDS encoding OsmC family protein — MSEATAIASIDKQDLDNLIAKNSEDLEEQKTLTVRTVCDRKMRSLNHARDLEPFVIDEPPGLLGDNTAHNPSEIVLGAFGSCLVVGIQANAAAKGISLTKLEVELVGKINISSTWGTGELEKPQVGFSSVEVKVDIDGDASREELDALVQHANEWSPVSNTLSRPMPISVAMA, encoded by the coding sequence ATGTCTGAAGCCACGGCCATTGCATCGATTGATAAACAAGATTTAGATAATCTGATTGCCAAGAATAGCGAGGACCTAGAGGAGCAGAAGACGCTGACGGTGAGGACGGTTTGCGATCGCAAGATGCGCAGCCTCAACCATGCCCGAGACCTCGAACCGTTTGTGATTGACGAACCCCCCGGATTGCTGGGTGACAACACTGCCCACAACCCTTCTGAAATTGTTTTAGGCGCGTTTGGCTCCTGTCTTGTCGTCGGTATTCAAGCCAACGCCGCCGCCAAAGGAATTTCGCTCACAAAGCTGGAAGTCGAGTTGGTCGGCAAAATCAACATCAGCAGCACTTGGGGTACGGGAGAATTAGAAAAACCCCAGGTTGGCTTCAGTTCAGTGGAAGTCAAAGTAGATATCGATGGCGACGCTAGCCGCGAAGAATTAGATGCGCTAGTTCAGCATGCGAACGAATGGTCTCCAGTGTCTAATACGCTGAGCCGCCCGATGCCCATCTCTGTTGCTATGGCCTAA
- a CDS encoding TetR/AcrR family transcriptional regulator, translated as MAHLKRTREDILQSVISTVHRQGLVATSLSELFEVSGASAGSFYNYFRSKNHLGHALIDFEWELLSSEVLEPALASSPNPIEQLLDMLHRLEMKQIQQPNCGGCLLGNLVVDLVEQDPAFREHLTRIFEQWEQTIAQALTQAQDQLQLDINPQHLAEQILSATEGAMLMGRLHQDADRIHRNFAGVRQLLKQALYN; from the coding sequence ATGGCACATCTCAAGCGGACCCGCGAAGACATCCTTCAATCTGTCATTAGTACCGTTCACCGTCAGGGATTGGTGGCAACAAGCTTAAGCGAACTATTCGAAGTGAGTGGAGCTTCAGCAGGCAGCTTTTACAACTACTTTCGGTCTAAGAATCATCTCGGCCATGCGCTGATTGATTTTGAATGGGAACTGCTCTCATCTGAAGTTTTAGAGCCTGCCTTAGCAAGTTCTCCAAACCCCATCGAGCAATTATTAGACATGCTCCATCGGCTGGAAATGAAGCAAATCCAGCAGCCCAACTGCGGCGGATGCCTACTCGGGAACTTAGTCGTAGATCTTGTAGAGCAAGATCCCGCTTTCCGAGAGCATCTGACCCGAATTTTTGAGCAGTGGGAACAGACGATCGCCCAAGCGCTCACCCAGGCTCAAGATCAGCTACAGCTTGATATAAACCCTCAACATCTAGCCGAACAAATCCTCTCTGCCACAGAAGGTGCAATGTTAATGGGACGACTCCATCAAGATGCAGACCGCATTCACCGTAACTTCGCTGGCGTTCGGCAACTGTTGAAGCAGGCGCTCTATAACTGA
- a CDS encoding type II toxin-antitoxin system Phd/YefM family antitoxin: MSDSPIVSITEARQTLFGLVDQVNESHEPITITGKRGNAILVSEEDWRALQETLYLKSIPGVWDSIEAGLQEPVEECSDDLPW, from the coding sequence ATGTCAGACTCTCCGATTGTATCGATTACGGAAGCTCGCCAAACCCTTTTTGGCTTGGTGGATCAAGTGAATGAATCCCATGAACCCATTACGATTACTGGTAAGCGAGGGAATGCCATTTTGGTCAGTGAAGAAGATTGGAGAGCCTTGCAAGAAACCCTCTACCTAAAGTCAATCCCAGGCGTTTGGGATTCTATTGAAGCGGGACTGCAGGAACCCGTTGAAGAATGTTCCGATGATTTGCCTTGGTAG
- a CDS encoding Txe/YoeB family addiction module toxin, with translation MSWKLKYARQAQKDSSKLASANLKGKAEKLLNILTENPYQSPPPFEKLKGTSEPVYSRRINIQHRLVYQVLENEQVVKVLRMWTHYGE, from the coding sequence ATGAGTTGGAAGCTTAAATATGCAAGGCAGGCCCAGAAGGACTCTTCAAAGCTTGCATCAGCGAACTTGAAAGGGAAAGCTGAAAAACTGCTCAACATTCTGACTGAGAATCCTTATCAATCTCCTCCTCCATTTGAAAAACTTAAGGGAACATCAGAGCCAGTCTATTCTCGACGGATTAATATTCAGCATCGACTGGTCTACCAAGTTTTAGAGAATGAGCAGGTCGTCAAAGTTTTACGGATGTGGACCCACTATGGCGAATAG
- a CDS encoding nuclear transport factor 2 family protein, with translation METKPPLPPFTLETAKVKVRAAENAWNNRDPEKVSMAYSKDSFWRNRAEIFQGREAIRAFLQRKWEKELDYRLVKELWAFGDSRIAVRFQYEWHDDAGQWYRAYGNENWEFDEAGLMRRREASINDRPIKTEERRFHWPLGPRPEDHPGLIDSPE, from the coding sequence ATGGAAACCAAGCCTCCTTTACCACCCTTCACTCTAGAAACGGCAAAAGTGAAGGTTCGCGCTGCCGAAAATGCCTGGAATAATCGTGATCCTGAAAAAGTCTCGATGGCTTACAGCAAAGATAGTTTCTGGCGCAATCGAGCCGAGATTTTCCAGGGACGAGAGGCGATTCGGGCCTTCTTGCAGCGCAAGTGGGAAAAGGAATTAGACTATCGCCTCGTAAAGGAACTATGGGCCTTTGGCGATAGCCGGATTGCGGTGCGTTTTCAGTATGAATGGCACGATGATGCGGGACAGTGGTATCGCGCCTACGGCAACGAAAACTGGGAGTTTGATGAAGCCGGTCTAATGCGGCGGCGGGAAGCGAGTATTAACGACCGCCCCATTAAGACAGAAGAGCGACGGTTTCACTGGCCGCTCGGTCCACGACCAGAGGATCATCCAGGGCTAATTGACTCTCCTGAATAG
- a CDS encoding nitrile hydratase accessory protein — MFTKFEHFAATSLMGSPEEAPPRQDGHLHFDRDWEKMAFGVAIALSKQGHYEWEEFRQTLIETIGEWEATHDLDDPEWDYYQCWVTALEKVAVKSGVLEAGELEAQMAQLLNCKDSSPAP; from the coding sequence ATGTTTACTAAGTTTGAGCATTTTGCGGCCACCAGTTTGATGGGGTCTCCCGAAGAGGCTCCACCCAGACAGGACGGGCATCTACATTTTGATCGCGATTGGGAGAAGATGGCGTTTGGAGTTGCGATCGCACTGTCTAAGCAAGGCCATTACGAATGGGAAGAATTCCGCCAGACCCTCATTGAAACCATCGGCGAATGGGAAGCTACCCACGATCTCGACGACCCCGAATGGGACTACTATCAATGCTGGGTCACAGCCCTAGAAAAGGTCGCCGTCAAGTCTGGCGTGCTCGAAGCTGGTGAACTCGAAGCACAGATGGCCCAGCTTTTGAACTGCAAAGATAGCTCCCCAGCCCCATGA
- the nthA gene encoding nitrile hydratase subunit alpha: protein MPSNYPEFKHGADRETVSAAKVKALESLLIEKGIITGETVNNILGYFETEMGPFNGAKIVAKAWVDPEFKELLLQDCNAACERMDFPEGMSGAEGEHMRIVENTPEVHNVIVCTLCSCYPWPTLGLPPYWFKDPTFRARVVREPRVVLSEFGVQLDDSVQVKVWDSSAQIRWWVLPMRPAGTEGMSEEQLTGLLTPEAMMGVATVKAA from the coding sequence ATGCCCAGCAACTATCCAGAATTCAAGCATGGGGCTGACCGTGAAACTGTTAGCGCCGCCAAAGTGAAAGCCCTCGAATCTCTGCTGATTGAAAAAGGCATCATTACCGGCGAAACCGTCAATAATATTCTCGGCTACTTTGAAACCGAGATGGGACCATTCAACGGAGCCAAAATCGTCGCTAAAGCCTGGGTCGATCCAGAGTTCAAAGAACTCTTGCTCCAGGACTGCAATGCCGCCTGTGAAAGAATGGACTTCCCCGAGGGGATGTCAGGTGCGGAAGGCGAACACATGCGGATTGTCGAAAATACCCCCGAAGTCCACAACGTGATTGTCTGCACCCTCTGCTCCTGCTATCCCTGGCCAACGCTGGGACTGCCGCCCTACTGGTTTAAAGATCCGACGTTTCGAGCGCGGGTGGTGCGAGAACCCCGCGTGGTCTTATCTGAATTTGGCGTCCAGCTTGATGATTCAGTTCAGGTCAAGGTCTGGGACAGCAGCGCTCAGATTCGTTGGTGGGTTCTCCCCATGCGTCCAGCCGGGACCGAAGGCATGAGTGAAGAGCAGTTGACAGGCTTGCTAACGCCAGAGGCGATGATGGGTGTTGCCACAGTGAAGGCGGCTTAG
- the nthB gene encoding nitrile hydratase subunit beta, translating into MKLQHNLGGLEGLDPITPELEVFVEPWEKRIFGIHTAMMALSNHLNSSRPDYKIDQVPTQFKSFWTWGHLRMGAEGIHPFEYFRLRYYEKWLGGISGFFVEEGYITQEELDARTAEILADSAKAEAPLPSGGDAAIDTQVEKYLREGDSPMRSQPAPPKFSVGDKVRIKNVAPGEHSRLPGNLKGHTAEVVKVYEGAFTYFFPTADGIGTPMPVYSLVFHAEDLWDESVTEPNVVYYNDIFEAYVEAA; encoded by the coding sequence ATGAAACTACAGCACAATCTCGGCGGACTAGAAGGGCTAGACCCGATCACCCCCGAACTAGAGGTCTTCGTTGAACCCTGGGAGAAGCGCATCTTTGGCATTCACACCGCCATGATGGCCCTCAGTAACCATCTAAACTCCTCACGCCCCGACTACAAAATTGATCAAGTCCCGACCCAGTTCAAGAGTTTTTGGACCTGGGGCCATCTGCGTATGGGAGCTGAGGGAATACATCCCTTTGAATATTTTCGGCTGCGCTACTACGAAAAGTGGCTGGGCGGCATTTCTGGCTTTTTTGTGGAAGAGGGCTACATCACTCAAGAAGAACTCGATGCCCGCACGGCTGAAATTCTAGCAGACAGTGCTAAAGCAGAAGCCCCTTTACCCAGCGGCGGCGATGCCGCGATTGATACCCAAGTTGAGAAGTACCTGCGCGAAGGCGATTCACCGATGCGATCGCAACCCGCTCCCCCAAAATTCAGCGTCGGCGACAAAGTGCGGATCAAAAACGTTGCTCCCGGTGAACACAGTCGCCTGCCAGGGAATCTCAAAGGTCACACTGCCGAAGTGGTCAAAGTTTACGAAGGTGCCTTTACCTACTTTTTCCCAACCGCAGACGGGATTGGTACTCCCATGCCGGTCTATAGTCTGGTCTTCCATGCCGAAGACTTGTGGGACGAGTCCGTGACTGAACCCAATGTCGTTTACTACAACGACATCTTTGAAGCCTACGTCGAAGCCGCTTAA
- a CDS encoding CobW family GTP-binding protein has protein sequence MVMIQKIPVTILTGYLGAGKTTLLNRILTEEHDKKIAVIVNEFGEVGIDHQLVLNADEEILEMNNGCICCTVRGDLIRLISDLMTRCDRFDHFVIETTGLADPAPVIQSFFVDEVMLRKTQLDAVVTVVDAKHIGKHWDSSEAQEQIAFADVILLNKTDLVSAEALGELESKVRGMNAIATLQRTQNCDIPLDSILGVQAFDLKNALSIDPEFLDEEAHEHDESVYSVAITEIGTVDSDKLNRWLNQLIQAKGQDIFRMKGILDIDNAERRFVFQGVHMTLDGRPGQPWRSGETRKNELVFIGRNLDEAELRASFQDCFAQTYAHV, from the coding sequence ATGGTCATGATTCAAAAGATTCCGGTCACCATTCTCACCGGCTATCTAGGCGCAGGCAAAACCACGCTGCTCAATCGGATTCTGACCGAAGAGCACGATAAGAAGATTGCCGTGATTGTCAATGAGTTTGGCGAGGTGGGGATTGATCATCAACTGGTCCTCAATGCTGACGAAGAAATTTTAGAGATGAACAACGGCTGCATTTGCTGCACCGTTCGCGGCGATCTAATTCGCCTGATTAGTGACCTGATGACGAGATGCGATCGCTTTGATCACTTCGTGATTGAAACAACGGGACTGGCCGATCCCGCTCCCGTGATTCAGTCCTTCTTTGTGGATGAAGTGATGCTGCGGAAAACACAGCTAGATGCCGTGGTCACGGTCGTCGACGCTAAGCATATTGGCAAACATTGGGATAGCAGTGAAGCCCAGGAGCAGATCGCGTTTGCCGATGTGATTTTGCTCAATAAGACGGATCTGGTTTCCGCTGAGGCACTGGGAGAATTAGAGTCGAAGGTTAGGGGGATGAATGCGATCGCAACCCTTCAGCGCACCCAAAACTGCGATATTCCTTTAGATAGCATTCTGGGCGTGCAAGCCTTTGATCTCAAGAACGCCCTTAGTATTGACCCAGAGTTTCTAGACGAAGAGGCCCACGAACACGATGAATCGGTCTATTCCGTTGCGATCACAGAGATCGGGACCGTAGACAGCGACAAACTCAACCGCTGGCTTAATCAGCTTATCCAGGCCAAGGGGCAAGACATTTTCCGAATGAAAGGCATTCTCGACATCGATAATGCCGAGCGGCGATTTGTCTTTCAGGGCGTCCACATGACCTTAGATGGCAGGCCCGGTCAGCCCTGGAGATCGGGAGAAACTCGTAAAAACGAGCTGGTTTTTATTGGCAGGAATTTAGATGAAGCAGAACTCCGGGCAAGTTTTCAAGACTGCTTTGCTCAGACTTATGCCCACGTCTGA